Proteins found in one Brevibacillus brevis genomic segment:
- a CDS encoding glutaminase codes for MVSQVAQQTRTIETDCLEKWIEQYRGESGKGKCAAYIPALKEADPTQLGICVMGPDGQISRAGNYDAPFTLQSISKVISFLAACTHHGISNVLEQVDVEPTGDAFDSMVRLEMHKPGRPFNPMINAGAITVSSLLQGNGVQEKFRSFQDMVEHMTGRKHPINEEVYHSEWQTANRNRSLAYYLAATGFLACPVEDALDVYIRQCSLEVTAEDIAKIGLILAYDGYDPIRKEQLFGKELARVTKALMVTCGMYNASGNFAAFVGVPAKSGVSGGIMAAVPPRGRFGELPFAGGCGIGVYGPAIDQYGNSVAGVALLKHMANAWDLTIY; via the coding sequence TTGGTTAGTCAAGTGGCGCAGCAAACAAGAACGATTGAAACAGACTGCTTGGAAAAATGGATCGAGCAATATCGCGGGGAGTCCGGCAAGGGCAAATGCGCTGCTTATATCCCCGCTTTGAAAGAGGCTGACCCAACACAGCTAGGGATTTGTGTGATGGGACCAGATGGACAAATCAGCAGGGCAGGCAACTACGATGCTCCTTTCACCCTGCAAAGCATTTCCAAAGTCATCAGCTTTCTCGCAGCTTGTACGCACCACGGGATTTCGAATGTATTGGAGCAGGTGGATGTAGAGCCTACAGGAGACGCATTTGATTCGATGGTTCGGCTGGAAATGCATAAGCCGGGCAGGCCGTTTAATCCGATGATCAATGCAGGAGCCATTACGGTTTCTTCCTTATTGCAGGGGAACGGAGTCCAGGAGAAATTTCGTTCCTTCCAAGACATGGTCGAGCACATGACAGGACGCAAGCATCCGATCAACGAGGAAGTGTATCACTCCGAGTGGCAAACGGCCAACCGCAATCGTTCCCTCGCCTACTATCTTGCAGCTACTGGCTTTTTGGCTTGTCCGGTAGAGGATGCTTTGGATGTGTACATTCGGCAATGCTCTCTGGAGGTAACGGCGGAGGACATTGCAAAAATCGGCTTGATCCTGGCCTATGATGGCTATGATCCGATACGCAAGGAACAGCTTTTCGGCAAAGAGCTGGCTCGTGTAACCAAAGCACTGATGGTCACATGCGGCATGTACAACGCTTCCGGCAATTTTGCCGCTTTTGTGGGCGTACCAGCGAAAAGCGGCGTTTCAGGAGGCATTATGGCTGCCGTCCCTCCGCGTGGGCGTTTTGGTGAGCTGCCTTTTGCTGGCGGCTGTGGAATCGGTGTGTATGGCCCTGCGATTGACCAGTACGGAAACAGTGTGGCAGGGGTAGCACTGCTCAAGCATATGGCAAATGCGTGGGATTTGACGATCTATTAA
- a CDS encoding M20 family metallopeptidase, producing the protein MNRTEIISALIEQKRDAFIRVSDKIWETPEIYFEEHRSAEYLCQALAAEGFEVEKGIAGLNTGFVASFGSGKPVVAILGEYDALAGLSQKKGAINHDPIVTDGHGHGCGHNLLGAGALAAAVGIKDYMEQTGLQGTVRYYGCPAEEAGSGKAYLARAGVFADVDFALSWHPATAPSIMNISSLANYSVRFQFHGKSAHAAAAPHLGRSALDAVELMNVGVNYMREHMIPEARVHYAITNTGGISPNVVQPFAEVVYLIRAPKKQQVKELYGRVYDIARGAALMTGTTMDAVFEGTASDLVPNTILAKLMHKNLVEVGVPTYDEADQQYAKQIQATLSAEDMRASLFGLDRETAKQLKDKAIADVIGPLPTHEFTLAGSTDVGDVSWQVPTMQCMTTCWALGTPFHTWQVVSQGAMPIAHKGMLQAGKVMAATAIEAMENPALIEQAKAELQERLEGEEYFSLIPDDVQPPQKA; encoded by the coding sequence ATGAACAGAACCGAGATCATTTCTGCGTTAATTGAACAAAAAAGAGACGCGTTTATTCGCGTTAGCGATAAAATTTGGGAAACACCAGAGATTTACTTCGAGGAGCATCGTTCTGCCGAGTACTTGTGTCAAGCGCTGGCAGCAGAAGGCTTTGAAGTGGAGAAAGGAATCGCTGGACTGAATACTGGCTTTGTTGCCAGCTTCGGAAGCGGCAAGCCTGTCGTAGCCATTCTGGGCGAGTATGATGCGCTGGCAGGTTTGAGCCAGAAAAAAGGCGCCATCAATCATGATCCAATTGTCACTGACGGTCATGGGCATGGGTGCGGACATAATCTCCTCGGAGCTGGAGCGTTGGCAGCAGCGGTTGGCATCAAGGATTACATGGAGCAAACCGGCTTACAAGGTACAGTTCGCTACTATGGGTGCCCAGCAGAAGAAGCGGGCTCGGGAAAAGCGTATTTGGCAAGAGCCGGCGTATTTGCTGACGTAGATTTTGCGCTCTCCTGGCATCCTGCGACAGCGCCAAGCATCATGAACATCAGCTCGCTTGCGAATTACTCCGTTCGTTTTCAGTTTCACGGAAAAAGCGCGCATGCAGCCGCCGCTCCGCATTTGGGACGCAGTGCCTTGGATGCCGTGGAACTCATGAACGTAGGCGTGAACTACATGCGAGAGCATATGATTCCGGAAGCACGGGTTCACTACGCGATTACGAATACAGGTGGAATTTCGCCAAACGTCGTCCAGCCGTTTGCGGAGGTCGTATACTTGATTCGCGCTCCGAAAAAGCAGCAAGTGAAGGAGCTGTATGGAAGAGTCTACGACATCGCAAGGGGAGCCGCCTTGATGACGGGAACCACTATGGATGCGGTGTTTGAGGGTACAGCTTCTGATCTCGTGCCGAATACGATATTAGCAAAGCTCATGCACAAAAATCTGGTTGAAGTCGGCGTGCCAACGTACGATGAAGCAGATCAACAATATGCCAAACAAATTCAGGCAACGTTATCAGCTGAGGATATGAGAGCATCATTGTTCGGGTTGGATCGTGAAACGGCGAAGCAACTAAAGGACAAGGCGATTGCGGATGTGATCGGGCCACTTCCTACGCACGAGTTTACGCTTGCCGGGTCTACAGATGTAGGAGATGTCAGCTGGCAAGTTCCAACGATGCAATGCATGACGACGTGCTGGGCACTGGGTACGCCTTTCCATACGTGGCAGGTCGTCTCGCAAGGGGCCATGCCAATCGCACACAAGGGGATGTTGCAGGCAGGTAAAGTCATGGCTGCTACAGCGATTGAGGCGATGGAAAACCCGGCGCTGATCGAACAGGCAAAAGCCGAATTGCAGGAACGTTTGGAAGGAGAAGAATATTTCTCGCTCATTCCTGACGATGTTCAACCGCCTCAAAAAGCGTAA
- a CDS encoding MFS transporter: MVSARTRNWILALLFLGWALGNLDRYVMNYAILSITEDLQLGASSTGLLLSSFFAGYALMQMPGGWLADRFGARKVLIASVVMWSIFTGLTGAAWSMASMILIRFLFGIGEGGFQPASSKIIATIFPIKERSRAMSVMLSSSAIVGLFSPILSVWMIQTMGWRTMFLVIGAIGAIIAFLFWRYIKLPQAESATNTTGSEQSKTSVAMLFKTPLLWSLLIAYFSIYAVNWGLVTWMPTYLSKVRGLDMISLGWLQTIPGFATLVGIYVSGYVLDKLPKGREKIIGSFSCVVVAVLLYFMFTASSVTMFITYQAIVSLFLSFVIILLPSVVLKNLPATVAGTGMGIVNTGGQLAGFITPMAIGFIVEAFNGSFDAAFWMLIGFAVICIGALLSLNYEKGELLKQNADSASA, translated from the coding sequence ATGGTATCAGCACGAACGAGAAACTGGATTTTAGCGCTACTCTTTTTAGGCTGGGCATTAGGGAACCTGGATCGATACGTCATGAACTATGCCATTTTGTCGATCACAGAAGACTTGCAGCTTGGTGCTTCTTCCACGGGATTATTGCTCAGTAGCTTTTTTGCTGGTTATGCACTCATGCAAATGCCTGGAGGTTGGCTGGCAGACCGATTTGGTGCCAGAAAAGTACTCATTGCTTCTGTTGTCATGTGGTCTATTTTTACGGGGCTGACCGGAGCTGCTTGGTCTATGGCTTCGATGATTCTCATCCGTTTTCTGTTCGGGATCGGCGAAGGTGGTTTCCAACCAGCCAGCTCGAAGATTATCGCTACCATATTTCCTATCAAGGAACGCTCGCGAGCCATGTCCGTGATGCTCTCCTCTAGTGCCATTGTTGGACTTTTCTCTCCGATTTTATCCGTTTGGATGATTCAAACCATGGGCTGGCGAACCATGTTCCTCGTCATTGGAGCTATTGGCGCTATCATTGCTTTCCTGTTCTGGCGCTATATTAAACTTCCACAAGCAGAATCTGCAACGAATACAACTGGCTCCGAGCAATCAAAAACCTCAGTGGCTATGCTGTTTAAAACACCGCTGCTTTGGAGTCTGTTAATCGCTTACTTCAGCATTTATGCAGTAAACTGGGGCCTCGTAACCTGGATGCCAACCTACTTGAGCAAGGTACGCGGACTGGACATGATTTCACTCGGCTGGCTGCAAACGATCCCAGGTTTCGCTACGTTGGTCGGTATTTATGTGAGCGGCTATGTACTGGACAAGCTGCCTAAAGGTCGCGAAAAAATCATTGGTAGTTTCTCCTGTGTGGTAGTGGCGGTCCTCTTGTACTTCATGTTTACTGCATCGAGCGTGACGATGTTTATTACGTATCAAGCCATTGTGTCGCTGTTCCTTTCCTTTGTGATCATTCTGTTGCCGTCTGTTGTCCTGAAAAATCTTCCGGCTACCGTAGCGGGAACAGGGATGGGCATCGTGAATACAGGTGGACAGCTGGCTGGTTTTATCACGCCGATGGCGATTGGTTTTATCGTAGAAGCGTTTAACGGTTCATTTGATGCAGCGTTCTGGATGCTGATCGGCTTCGCGGTCATCTGCATTGGCGCACTATTATCGTTGAACTATGAAAAAGGCGAGCTGTTAAAGCAAAACGCCGACAGTGCATCCGCCTGA
- a CDS encoding DinB family protein — translation MNFNLDEAIEVLARTPQALESLLTGLSDGWLLHNEGDGTWHATEVIEHLTLAEKTNWLPRLEIILEEGEMKPFPPFDRYAHLQDNSVRSFEQKLLEFKSLRAQNIAKLRTLVEPEKHLELTGLHPAFGIVKVRELLSTWVVHDLTHTAQIVRVMAKRYTDDVGPWREYLGILNK, via the coding sequence ATGAATTTTAATCTGGATGAAGCGATTGAGGTTCTAGCGCGTACGCCACAAGCATTGGAATCCTTGTTAACAGGCTTATCGGATGGGTGGTTGCTGCACAACGAAGGCGACGGCACCTGGCATGCTACCGAGGTCATTGAACACCTGACCCTGGCGGAGAAAACAAATTGGCTACCACGTCTGGAGATCATTCTGGAAGAGGGAGAAATGAAACCTTTTCCTCCATTTGATCGATACGCTCACTTACAGGACAACTCGGTTAGATCGTTCGAGCAAAAGCTGCTGGAATTCAAATCGCTTCGTGCCCAAAATATCGCCAAGCTGCGAACACTCGTGGAACCGGAAAAGCATCTGGAATTAACCGGGCTCCATCCCGCTTTTGGGATCGTAAAAGTACGGGAATTGCTCTCTACGTGGGTCGTTCACGATTTAACGCACACGGCGCAAATCGTACGGGTCATGGCCAAAAGGTACACGGATGATGTTGGACCCTGGCGGGAATATTTGGGTATCTTGAATAAGTAA
- a CDS encoding MFS transporter has translation MNEIFRIRNFRKLFLSNLFSGFGQGMTMIGISWYLVESTGSASLLGSTMLLSSIMTLLLGPYFGTLIDRFSRKTILQLEQLGGFSVLALVTAWGFWGTYQEWMMVLVFLASMFMFQIHEPTQSAFIQETFEQKDYNVINSTMEIQNQTALVLAGAFAGFLLGKYGLHIVLILNTLTYLIAFLSLTGIDYVFTQEKQVEKYLRTSWLSQFQQSWVYIKEKRGFIVFGIAALIPFLAVMLTNLLNPIFVSQVLGEDVAIYSMGEVTYSIGAVLAGFLLTWFRGKIGAFPYMVGNFILMAIALVMTVVIPMGSVFVLLSAFMGWCNVSTRLIRQTIYMELLPNRFMGRVLSFFRSIGTCMRLLLLALFTLMLDSTGASVGYLVLAGLLVTAALGIVFSMRMLMQQVDTPEVVADQGTVKH, from the coding sequence GTGAACGAGATTTTTCGCATTCGCAATTTTCGCAAGCTGTTTCTTTCCAATTTGTTTTCAGGCTTTGGCCAGGGGATGACCATGATCGGGATATCTTGGTATTTGGTAGAATCCACAGGCTCAGCCAGCCTACTTGGTTCCACCATGCTTCTCTCCTCGATAATGACACTGCTCCTCGGACCTTATTTTGGTACATTGATTGACCGCTTTTCCCGCAAGACTATTCTACAGCTGGAACAGCTAGGAGGCTTCTCGGTCCTCGCTCTTGTAACAGCTTGGGGATTTTGGGGGACTTATCAAGAGTGGATGATGGTTCTCGTTTTTTTGGCGTCGATGTTCATGTTTCAGATTCACGAACCTACACAGTCAGCCTTCATACAGGAAACCTTTGAGCAAAAGGACTACAATGTGATCAATTCTACCATGGAAATTCAAAACCAGACCGCTTTGGTCCTCGCAGGAGCTTTCGCAGGTTTTCTATTGGGGAAATACGGATTACATATCGTGCTGATCCTTAACACTTTGACCTATCTGATCGCTTTTCTCTCCTTAACCGGAATCGACTATGTGTTTACACAAGAAAAACAAGTAGAAAAATACCTCCGAACATCCTGGCTGTCACAATTTCAGCAAAGCTGGGTCTATATCAAAGAAAAACGAGGGTTTATCGTATTCGGAATTGCTGCGCTGATACCATTCCTCGCCGTTATGCTGACGAACCTGCTTAACCCTATCTTTGTTAGCCAAGTTTTGGGGGAGGATGTGGCGATCTATTCCATGGGAGAGGTTACGTATTCCATCGGTGCAGTGCTGGCGGGATTTCTTCTTACCTGGTTTCGTGGAAAAATCGGTGCTTTTCCTTATATGGTAGGGAACTTCATCTTGATGGCGATTGCTCTTGTAATGACCGTTGTGATCCCAATGGGCTCGGTTTTTGTGTTGCTCTCTGCTTTTATGGGCTGGTGCAATGTATCAACCAGGCTGATCCGACAGACCATCTATATGGAACTGCTACCTAATCGTTTTATGGGAAGGGTCCTGAGCTTTTTTCGGTCGATTGGTACATGCATGCGGCTGTTATTACTCGCTCTATTTACTCTCATGTTAGATTCAACAGGCGCATCAGTCGGTTACCTTGTATTGGCAGGTCTTTTGGTAACAGCCGCACTAGGAATCGTCTTTTCCATGCGTATGCTGATGCAGCAGGTAGACACCCCCGAAGTTGTGGCAGACCAAGGCACTGTGAAGCACTAA
- a CDS encoding D-cysteine desulfhydrase, whose product MNQIRYHRRKYSQGHTPIERLERLSKELGGPSISIKRDDMLGLTAGGNKTRKLEYLVAEAIEQGADTLITCGAVQSNHCRLTLAAAVREGLHCQLVLSAPETGDYQPQASGNHLLFHLLGAEKIEVIPAEADLLAAMDELAESLRKQGRKPYLIPVGGSNEVGSLGYMACAEEIEQQAWEAMTPYDYVVTATGSGGTQAGLLAGFMARQSNTQVIGINVSRDRAAQEGKVLDLLRSTADLIGLQGAIRAEAVQCDDRFVGPGYAIPTDSMIEAVQLVARTEGILLDPVYTGKAMAGLIGLIREVRFSRKDHVLFLHTGGAPALYTVPQLFLPSK is encoded by the coding sequence ATGAACCAAATCCGTTACCATCGCAGAAAATACTCGCAGGGTCATACACCAATCGAAAGGCTGGAGCGTTTGTCCAAGGAGTTAGGCGGACCGAGCATTTCTATCAAGCGAGACGACATGCTTGGCTTGACAGCAGGAGGAAACAAGACGCGAAAGCTGGAGTATCTGGTGGCGGAGGCAATCGAGCAAGGGGCAGATACGTTAATAACATGCGGAGCTGTCCAATCCAATCACTGCCGGTTGACTCTGGCGGCGGCTGTTCGAGAAGGTCTGCACTGCCAACTCGTGCTGTCCGCGCCTGAGACGGGCGACTACCAACCGCAGGCGAGTGGCAATCATCTGTTGTTCCACTTGCTCGGAGCAGAAAAAATCGAGGTCATTCCCGCAGAGGCAGATTTGCTTGCAGCTATGGATGAACTCGCTGAAAGTTTGCGAAAACAAGGGAGAAAACCATACCTGATCCCTGTAGGAGGCTCCAATGAAGTCGGCTCCTTGGGGTATATGGCGTGCGCGGAAGAAATTGAGCAGCAGGCTTGGGAAGCGATGACTCCGTACGATTATGTCGTGACGGCAACGGGAAGTGGCGGTACCCAAGCAGGCTTACTTGCGGGATTTATGGCGCGTCAGTCTAACACGCAGGTGATCGGGATTAACGTAAGCCGCGACCGAGCTGCTCAGGAAGGGAAGGTGCTGGACCTGCTTCGCAGTACAGCCGATTTGATCGGTTTGCAAGGGGCCATACGTGCAGAAGCAGTGCAGTGCGACGACCGATTTGTAGGTCCAGGTTACGCGATCCCGACAGATAGCATGATTGAGGCTGTTCAGCTGGTCGCACGGACAGAGGGGATTTTGTTAGATCCGGTCTATACGGGTAAGGCAATGGCAGGCTTGATCGGCTTGATTCGCGAAGTGCGTTTTAGTCGGAAAGATCACGTGCTGTTCCTGCATACGGGTGGTGCCCCAGCGCTGTATACCGTTCCGCAGCTGTTTTTGCCATCCAAATAG
- a CDS encoding YgaP family membrane protein — MKNVGRFDQMLRIVAGLAFLSLFFFLDGGYQYLSLMGIPLLYTALTKQCFFYRIFGINSCQLPSQKSYFLHLTLPL, encoded by the coding sequence ATGAAAAACGTCGGTCGTTTTGATCAAATGCTTCGTATCGTTGCTGGATTAGCCTTTCTGTCCTTGTTCTTCTTTCTGGACGGAGGCTATCAATACCTTTCGTTGATGGGCATTCCGCTCCTGTATACAGCCTTGACCAAACAGTGCTTCTTCTATCGTATCTTTGGGATTAACTCTTGCCAACTTCCTTCGCAAAAATCTTATTTTTTGCATTTGACCTTACCTCTTTGA
- a CDS encoding DUF2569 domain-containing protein, with product MNVQTEANVNKPKGLGGWLIWPTIIVVLSPLSLLVSVIGIFQDYTEAIEGLAPFMEQSLSFTLYYYGNILLEIGLLVFSLFLLVFYFQKKKRAPHLFVGLILFYITLNMIDLFAWTSFDNLFGDTSQFVKQSGLSLLHTCITAMIWIPYFRLSKRVKNTFVNE from the coding sequence ATGAATGTCCAAACAGAAGCAAATGTAAATAAGCCAAAAGGATTGGGCGGCTGGTTAATCTGGCCGACCATTATTGTCGTTCTGAGCCCACTTTCCTTGCTTGTATCCGTTATCGGCATTTTTCAGGATTATACTGAAGCAATTGAAGGGCTCGCACCGTTTATGGAGCAAAGTCTGTCATTCACTTTGTATTACTACGGCAACATTTTGTTAGAGATAGGACTACTCGTATTTTCGCTGTTCCTTCTCGTTTTCTATTTCCAGAAAAAGAAACGTGCTCCGCATTTATTTGTTGGTCTGATTCTTTTTTATATCACCTTGAACATGATCGATTTGTTCGCTTGGACGAGCTTTGACAATCTTTTCGGAGACACAAGTCAGTTTGTCAAGCAATCGGGACTAAGCTTGCTTCATACTTGCATCACCGCAATGATCTGGATTCCCTATTTCCGCTTGTCCAAACGAGTGAAGAATACATTTGTGAATGAATGA
- a CDS encoding Crp/Fnr family transcriptional regulator, translating to MIEKEKFLSRINLFQSLSEAELAQLEPATPMEVVKKGTIISSPHLELKMLFLIKAGKVRLYKLSADGKELTIDLLGTGHVFGEIGSFTISSTNMYAEAWEDSVICSIDKGQFEELMLEKPRLALHFIEIVSNRLQEVEEMMGLMAYGSVRQRLVYLLGRLCEKYGGERQADAPEWIELAVNLTHQELATMMGCIRETVTETLHELTVEGIVKKAGLRKPLWVHRERLREALATHSFTNVFFTRLDKRK from the coding sequence GTGATCGAAAAGGAGAAGTTTTTATCCCGCATCAATTTGTTTCAGTCGTTAAGTGAAGCAGAGCTAGCCCAATTGGAACCGGCGACTCCTATGGAAGTAGTCAAAAAAGGAACGATAATTTCCTCTCCTCACCTGGAGCTAAAAATGCTGTTTTTGATCAAGGCTGGGAAGGTTCGTCTATACAAGCTTTCGGCTGACGGCAAAGAGCTGACGATTGATTTGCTCGGCACGGGCCATGTGTTTGGCGAGATCGGCTCGTTTACGATTAGTTCAACCAATATGTACGCCGAGGCGTGGGAAGATTCGGTGATTTGTTCGATTGATAAAGGACAATTTGAAGAGCTGATGCTGGAGAAGCCGAGGCTTGCCTTGCATTTTATCGAGATTGTCTCGAATCGCTTGCAAGAGGTAGAAGAAATGATGGGGCTCATGGCGTATGGAAGTGTGCGACAGCGTCTAGTATATTTGCTCGGCAGGCTGTGCGAGAAATACGGAGGAGAGCGCCAGGCTGACGCACCAGAATGGATCGAGCTGGCAGTGAACCTGACGCATCAGGAGCTGGCGACGATGATGGGGTGTATTCGTGAAACTGTAACAGAGACGCTCCATGAGCTAACTGTAGAAGGCATCGTGAAGAAGGCGGGCCTGCGTAAGCCGTTATGGGTGCATCGGGAGCGATTGAGGGAAGCGCTTGCCACTCATTCATTCACAAATGTATTCTTCACTCGTTTGGACAAGCGGAAATAG
- a CDS encoding DoxX family protein yields the protein MNTFIMILSLILALMFSISVLMKFLRANSMLQHWKEYGYPLWFMDVIASLELVGVIGVVSSFWIPGVLTFACILFAILMLGAIHAHLFRAKHKPVMAINAGIMLICSLLLLWL from the coding sequence TTGAACACATTCATCATGATTCTTTCACTGATTTTGGCTTTGATGTTTTCCATCTCTGTGTTAATGAAATTTTTACGCGCAAACTCTATGCTTCAGCACTGGAAGGAATATGGGTACCCCCTTTGGTTTATGGACGTGATTGCCTCACTTGAGCTGGTCGGAGTCATCGGAGTAGTTAGCTCCTTTTGGATTCCTGGAGTATTAACATTCGCTTGTATCCTGTTCGCCATCCTCATGCTCGGTGCTATCCATGCCCATCTTTTTCGGGCAAAGCATAAACCCGTCATGGCGATAAATGCAGGAATTATGCTTATTTGTTCGTTGCTTCTCCTTTGGCTTTAA
- a CDS encoding DUF3267 domain-containing protein — protein sequence MRITTKLPQYHENVHVELMKNEWVPLNEPQSLGTATLLSIPFMLINALIVFGIIHIFSPITLEELGLTSDSLSISIDFGAIFSLLALVIIHECLHLIFIPNFLRSEKTWMGLTLFGGFVATEEKIPKARYILITIAPFILISIMLPVLLGFLGLFTTVLKFMILINAIASSVDMLNLFLVMKQVPRQAILISNGQKTYWKAPGND from the coding sequence ATGAGAATCACAACCAAATTGCCACAGTATCATGAAAATGTACATGTTGAATTGATGAAAAATGAATGGGTTCCACTGAATGAACCACAGAGTTTGGGCACGGCAACTCTTTTATCGATTCCTTTCATGCTGATTAACGCACTCATCGTTTTTGGGATCATCCATATTTTTTCGCCAATAACCTTGGAGGAATTGGGGCTGACATCTGATTCGCTATCCATATCCATTGACTTCGGTGCGATATTCTCTCTACTCGCCTTGGTCATTATTCATGAATGCTTGCATTTGATTTTTATCCCGAATTTCTTGAGATCAGAAAAAACATGGATGGGGCTAACGTTGTTTGGCGGGTTTGTAGCAACGGAAGAAAAGATTCCAAAAGCAAGATACATTCTGATTACCATCGCTCCATTCATTCTCATTTCGATTATGTTGCCTGTTCTTCTAGGTTTTTTGGGGCTGTTCACTACTGTATTAAAATTTATGATTTTGATAAACGCAATCGCTTCTTCGGTCGATATGCTGAATCTTTTCCTGGTGATGAAGCAAGTTCCGAGACAAGCAATCTTGATCAGTAACGGACAAAAAACGTACTGGAAAGCGCCCGGAAACGATTAA
- a CDS encoding cation diffusion facilitator family transporter has product MKKGDFHHLDHVKEQQTSKKTLWITLLLTLFFTIVEVVGGLMSNSLALLSDSAHMISDVFALGLSMTAIYMATRKPTKKYTFGFLRFEIIASFLNGLALAVISIGIVIEGIKRMINPQDVDLQLMLTIASIGLVVNIVLTIVLSRSMKEEDNLNVKSALWHFIGDLLSSVGVITSAILIYMTGYYLFDPLISLVIGGIIFTGGAKIIRESLLVLMESVPEQFDLDQIRQDLGEVEGVEDVHELHLWAVSTEHYSLTAHVFVREGIQPYCVILAINHILQTKYGIDHSTIQIEHPTILDHGEYGKQFLLKQA; this is encoded by the coding sequence ATGAAAAAGGGTGATTTTCACCATCTTGATCATGTGAAAGAACAGCAAACATCGAAGAAAACATTGTGGATTACGCTCCTATTGACGTTGTTTTTTACGATCGTGGAGGTTGTGGGGGGCTTGATGTCCAATTCACTCGCGCTCCTGTCTGACTCCGCCCATATGATTTCTGACGTCTTTGCTTTAGGGTTGAGTATGACCGCTATTTATATGGCGACACGTAAGCCGACTAAGAAGTATACGTTTGGATTTCTCCGTTTTGAAATTATTGCTTCGTTTTTGAATGGCTTGGCTCTTGCCGTGATTTCGATCGGGATTGTCATTGAAGGGATCAAACGGATGATCAATCCGCAAGACGTTGATTTGCAGTTGATGCTGACTATTGCATCCATCGGTTTGGTTGTAAACATCGTGCTGACCATCGTACTTTCCCGCAGTATGAAGGAAGAAGACAACCTCAATGTAAAGAGCGCGTTATGGCACTTTATTGGGGACTTGCTCAGCTCCGTCGGTGTGATTACGTCGGCGATTCTCATTTACATGACCGGCTACTACTTGTTCGACCCGTTGATTAGCTTGGTGATTGGGGGCATTATTTTTACAGGTGGTGCCAAAATCATTCGTGAGTCGCTGCTCGTGTTGATGGAATCTGTTCCAGAGCAGTTTGATCTTGATCAAATTCGTCAGGACCTTGGTGAAGTAGAGGGCGTGGAGGATGTTCATGAGCTGCACCTGTGGGCAGTATCCACGGAACATTACTCCCTGACAGCGCATGTGTTCGTTCGTGAAGGCATCCAGCCGTATTGTGTCATTCTGGCGATTAATCACATTTTGCAAACGAAGTACGGAATTGACCATTCGACGATTCAGATCGAGCACCCGACGATTCTGGATCACGGGGAATATGGCAAGCAGTTTTTGCTTAAGCAAGCATAA